The Agrococcus carbonis genome has a window encoding:
- a CDS encoding glutamate--cysteine ligase 2, with protein MEWELAIVDPGSGEIVPRAKELLAAIDDPRFDKEFLAGMIELITGVHRTTDEAVDELRRMRDAAGAAADRLGVALVGTGTHPTSRWRDQEQADDPRYRRVIDKAGEWGRRLIIFGVHNHVGVEDRAKVVPLMRTMLDKLPFILALSASSPFWQGHDTGFASHRTMLFQQLPTGGLPPMLVDWAEYERTLDDMLRAGVIDELGELRWDVRPSPTLGTIEVRIADGAPSIDDLAAVTALTHCLIEEASRALDAGAPRHYLPSWLVRENKWRAARDGLDAMAIIDEDGTQQPVREAIAQGAERLAPIAADLGATDSLAAVHRVLERGGSASLQRAAFARGGHSAVLRELIEAMRA; from the coding sequence ATCGAGTGGGAGCTCGCCATCGTCGATCCCGGCTCCGGCGAGATCGTGCCCCGCGCCAAGGAGCTGCTCGCGGCGATCGACGACCCGCGCTTCGACAAGGAGTTCCTCGCCGGGATGATCGAGCTCATCACCGGCGTCCACCGCACGACCGACGAGGCGGTCGACGAGCTGCGGCGGATGCGCGATGCGGCCGGGGCCGCCGCCGACCGGCTGGGCGTCGCCCTCGTCGGCACGGGCACGCATCCCACGAGCCGCTGGCGCGACCAGGAGCAGGCCGACGATCCGCGCTACCGCCGCGTGATCGACAAGGCCGGCGAGTGGGGCAGGCGACTCATCATCTTCGGCGTGCACAACCACGTCGGGGTGGAGGATCGCGCGAAGGTCGTGCCGCTCATGCGCACCATGCTCGACAAGCTGCCGTTCATCCTCGCGCTGTCGGCGTCGAGCCCGTTCTGGCAGGGCCACGACACGGGCTTCGCCTCCCATCGCACGATGCTGTTCCAGCAGCTCCCCACGGGCGGCCTGCCGCCGATGCTCGTCGACTGGGCCGAGTACGAGCGCACGCTCGACGACATGCTGCGCGCCGGCGTCATCGACGAGCTCGGCGAGCTGCGCTGGGACGTGCGCCCGTCGCCGACGCTCGGCACGATCGAGGTGCGCATCGCCGACGGCGCGCCGTCGATCGACGACCTCGCGGCCGTGACCGCGCTCACCCACTGCCTCATCGAGGAGGCGTCGCGCGCCCTCGACGCGGGTGCCCCGCGGCACTACCTGCCCTCGTGGCTCGTGCGCGAGAACAAGTGGCGCGCGGCGAGGGACGGGCTGGACGCGATGGCGATCATCGACGAGGACGGCACGCAGCAGCCCGTGCGCGAAGCGATCGCGCAGGGAGCCGAGCGCCTCGCGCCGATCGCTGCCGACCTGGGCGCGACCGACTCGCTCGCCGCCGTCCACCGCGTGCTCGAGCGCGGCGGATCGGCGTCGCTCCAGCGGGCCGCGTTCGCGCGCGGCGGCCACTCGGCCGTGCTGCGCGAGCTGATCGAGGCGATGCGGGCCTAG
- a CDS encoding LLM class F420-dependent oxidoreductase — protein sequence MTDRPTRIGVQLAPQHASMQTTIDAARRVEEMGADAVFGWDHFFPLSGEPDGWHFEATAQLAAWAQATERIQLGSLVFCNSYRNPDLLADVARTIDHIAGGRFVFGIGSGWFERDYEEYGYDFGSVGKRLNALADALPRIRERFAQLNPPPVGPMPILIGGKGEQKTLPLVAQHADIWHSFVGPDQLQHKLDVLRARCDDLGRDVGEIEISNGASVRDGVGGVGFERLDALHAIGTRLFTIPLSGDDTAEGYALERVQEFLDWRDAKNDGR from the coding sequence ATGACGGATCGCCCCACCCGGATCGGCGTGCAGCTCGCGCCGCAGCACGCCAGCATGCAGACCACGATCGACGCCGCGCGGCGCGTGGAGGAGATGGGGGCGGATGCCGTCTTCGGCTGGGACCACTTCTTCCCGCTCTCGGGCGAGCCCGACGGGTGGCACTTCGAGGCCACGGCGCAGCTCGCCGCATGGGCCCAGGCGACCGAGCGCATCCAGCTCGGCTCGCTCGTGTTCTGCAACTCCTACCGCAACCCCGACCTGCTCGCCGACGTCGCGCGCACGATCGACCACATCGCCGGCGGCCGCTTCGTCTTCGGCATCGGCAGCGGATGGTTCGAGCGCGACTACGAGGAGTACGGCTACGACTTCGGGTCGGTCGGGAAGCGGCTGAACGCGCTCGCCGATGCGCTGCCGCGGATCCGCGAGCGCTTCGCGCAGCTCAACCCGCCGCCCGTGGGCCCGATGCCGATCCTCATCGGCGGGAAGGGCGAGCAGAAGACGCTGCCGCTCGTCGCGCAGCACGCCGACATCTGGCACTCGTTCGTCGGGCCCGATCAGCTGCAGCACAAGCTCGACGTGCTGCGCGCCCGGTGCGACGACCTCGGCCGCGACGTCGGCGAGATCGAGATCTCGAACGGCGCGAGCGTGCGCGATGGCGTCGGCGGCGTCGGCTTCGAGCGCCTCGACGCGCTCCACGCGATCGGCACGCGCCTGTTCACGATCCCGCTCTCGGGCGACGACACCGCCGAGGGGTACGCGCTCGAGCGCGTGCAGGAGTTCCTCGACTGGCGCGACGCGAAGAACGACGGCCGCTAG
- a CDS encoding GNAT family N-acetyltransferase, whose translation MDERAPIAERAQAPETLPEITAGDLRWRPATVDDAPQLTVLTNTMAEADGAPFRETEEETREELGAEWRDLEHDSLLGFEADGRLVASALVATFPGDTSTVRAFAFGGVHPDRRGEGIGREVLAWQLARARQILAASGKELPGRIGAYAEDDDPVSKHRLFLHAGLEPRRYYSDLKRPLTGDAPPIPEVELAPPLRLVPFSPEVDEATRLAHNDAFRDHWGSEPQTAEQWTNGRSEFAPEWSFVVVDDEPDVDALVAAPSTDAGTRAALEAGAPLVVAYALNSRYEADFPVRGYSFGYTGVLGTRRAYRGRKAALAALAASMRAFADAGMEAAVLDVDTENPSGAHGLYASLGYVKEHGSTMYSIEL comes from the coding sequence GTGGACGAGAGAGCTCCCATCGCCGAGCGCGCCCAGGCGCCCGAGACCCTGCCCGAGATCACCGCGGGCGACCTGCGCTGGCGCCCCGCGACCGTCGACGATGCGCCGCAGCTGACGGTGCTCACGAACACGATGGCCGAGGCCGACGGCGCGCCCTTCCGCGAGACCGAGGAGGAGACGCGGGAGGAGCTCGGTGCCGAGTGGCGCGACCTCGAGCACGACTCGCTGCTCGGCTTCGAGGCCGACGGCCGCCTCGTCGCGAGCGCGCTCGTCGCGACCTTCCCGGGCGACACGAGCACGGTGCGCGCCTTCGCGTTCGGCGGCGTGCACCCCGATCGGCGCGGCGAGGGCATCGGGCGCGAGGTGCTCGCGTGGCAGCTCGCGCGCGCACGCCAGATCCTCGCAGCCTCCGGCAAGGAGCTGCCCGGCCGCATCGGCGCCTACGCCGAGGACGACGACCCGGTCTCGAAGCATCGCCTGTTCCTGCACGCGGGGCTCGAGCCGCGCCGCTACTACTCCGACCTCAAGCGGCCGCTCACGGGCGACGCCCCGCCCATCCCCGAGGTCGAGCTCGCGCCGCCGCTGCGCCTCGTGCCGTTCTCGCCCGAGGTCGACGAGGCGACGCGGCTCGCCCACAACGACGCCTTCCGCGACCACTGGGGCAGCGAGCCGCAGACGGCCGAGCAGTGGACGAACGGCCGCAGCGAGTTCGCGCCCGAGTGGTCGTTCGTCGTCGTCGACGACGAGCCCGACGTCGATGCGCTCGTCGCCGCCCCGTCGACGGATGCGGGCACGCGCGCCGCGCTCGAGGCGGGCGCGCCGCTCGTGGTCGCGTACGCGCTCAACAGTCGGTACGAGGCCGACTTCCCCGTGCGCGGCTACTCGTTCGGCTACACGGGGGTGCTCGGCACCCGCCGGGCCTACCGCGGCAGGAAGGCCGCGCTCGCGGCGCTCGCGGCGAGCATGCGTGCATTCGCCGACGCCGGCATGGAGGCGGCGGTGCTCGACGTCGACACCGAGAACCCCTCCGGCGCGCACGGCCTCTACGCGAGCCTCGGCTACGTCAAGGAGCACGGCTCGACGATGTACTCGATCGAGCTGTAG
- a CDS encoding NAD(P)H-binding protein — MARILVLGAHGRIALLAQRILAQQQHTVHGAIRNPEHRADVADTGAEPVVTDLERLDQAGVDELLTGYDVVVWSAGAGGGDPARTRAVDHDAAMRVVDAVARSGARLVMVSYFGSSRDHGVPADHPFHAYAEAKSLVDEAIRDSGTDWVILAPSTLTDADEGGIEVDEPAGSLSSGEIPRATVARLIAEVVARPTLRGVTIRCNAGATPVGEVLDALA; from the coding sequence ATGGCACGCATCCTCGTCCTCGGCGCCCACGGCCGCATCGCGCTCCTCGCGCAGCGCATCCTCGCCCAGCAGCAGCACACGGTGCACGGCGCGATCCGCAATCCCGAGCACCGCGCCGACGTCGCCGACACCGGCGCCGAGCCCGTCGTGACCGACCTCGAGCGGCTCGACCAGGCCGGCGTCGACGAGCTGCTCACCGGCTACGACGTCGTCGTTTGGTCGGCGGGTGCGGGCGGCGGCGACCCGGCGCGCACCCGCGCGGTCGACCACGACGCGGCGATGCGGGTCGTGGATGCGGTGGCGCGCTCGGGTGCGCGGCTCGTGATGGTCTCCTACTTCGGCTCGAGCCGCGACCACGGCGTGCCCGCCGACCACCCGTTCCACGCGTACGCCGAGGCGAAGTCGCTCGTCGACGAGGCGATCCGCGACTCGGGCACCGACTGGGTCATCCTCGCGCCGTCGACGCTCACCGACGCCGACGAGGGCGGCATCGAGGTCGACGAGCCCGCCGGCTCGCTCTCGTCGGGCGAGATCCCGCGCGCGACGGTGGCGCGGCTCATCGCCGAGGTCGTCGCGCGGCCGACGCTGCGCGGCGTGACCATCCGCTGCAACGCGGGGGCGACGCCGGTGGGGGAGGTGCTCGACGCGCTCGCGTGA
- the ffh gene encoding signal recognition particle protein, which produces MAAFGSLSTRLTETLAKLRTKGKLSASDVDGTVREIRRALLDADVALDVVKSFTAAVRERALGAEVSEALNPAQQVVKIVNDELVGILGGESRQLQLAKQPPTVIMLAGLQGAGKTTLAGKLAKHLRGQGHTPLLVASDLQRPNAVTQLQVVGGQAGVPVFAPEPGNGVGDPVRVAREGVAEATRKQHDIVIVDTAGRLGVDADMMRQAADIRKAVQPDEVLFVIDAMIGQDAVATAKAFQEGVDFTGVVLTKLDGDARGGAALSIRGVTGKPIMYASTGETLDDFEPFHPDRMASRILDLGDILTLIEQAQKAFDEEEAHRLAESIATDGFTLEDFLKQMQQLRKAGNFKQMLGMLPGAKGMREAIDSFDERELVRTEAIIQSMTPQERKQSRILNGSRRLRIARGAGVTVTEVNQLMARFEQAAKMMKTVAKGGVPQMPGMGPMPGMRQPKKAAGKPAKQQRRSGNPAKRSAEPAQPAAPQGSAFGKPKAEGAFGELSNADQETLQRMLGNR; this is translated from the coding sequence ATGGCTGCGTTCGGTTCCCTCTCCACTCGCCTCACCGAGACCCTCGCCAAGCTCCGCACGAAGGGCAAGCTCTCCGCGTCGGACGTCGACGGGACGGTGCGGGAGATCCGGCGCGCCCTGCTCGACGCCGACGTCGCGCTCGACGTCGTGAAGTCGTTCACCGCGGCGGTGCGCGAGCGTGCGCTCGGCGCCGAGGTGTCGGAGGCGCTCAACCCGGCGCAGCAGGTCGTCAAGATCGTCAACGACGAGCTCGTGGGCATCCTCGGCGGCGAGAGCCGCCAGCTGCAGCTCGCGAAGCAGCCGCCGACCGTCATCATGCTCGCCGGCCTCCAGGGCGCGGGCAAGACGACGCTCGCGGGCAAGCTCGCGAAGCACCTGCGCGGCCAGGGCCACACGCCGCTGCTCGTCGCGAGCGACCTCCAGCGCCCCAACGCCGTCACCCAGCTGCAGGTCGTGGGCGGCCAGGCCGGCGTGCCCGTCTTCGCGCCCGAGCCCGGCAACGGCGTCGGCGACCCCGTGCGGGTCGCGCGCGAGGGCGTCGCCGAGGCGACGCGCAAGCAGCACGACATCGTCATCGTCGACACCGCGGGCCGCCTCGGTGTCGACGCCGACATGATGCGCCAGGCCGCCGACATCCGGAAGGCCGTGCAGCCCGACGAGGTGCTGTTCGTCATCGACGCGATGATCGGCCAGGATGCCGTGGCGACCGCGAAGGCGTTCCAGGAGGGCGTCGACTTCACGGGCGTCGTGCTGACGAAGCTCGACGGCGACGCGCGAGGCGGCGCCGCGCTCTCGATCCGCGGAGTGACCGGCAAGCCGATCATGTACGCCTCGACGGGCGAGACGCTCGACGACTTCGAGCCGTTCCACCCCGACCGCATGGCGAGCCGCATCCTCGACCTCGGCGACATCCTGACGCTCATCGAGCAGGCGCAGAAGGCCTTCGACGAGGAGGAGGCGCACCGCCTCGCCGAGTCGATCGCCACCGACGGCTTCACGCTCGAGGACTTCCTGAAGCAGATGCAGCAGCTGCGGAAGGCCGGCAACTTCAAGCAGATGCTCGGCATGCTGCCGGGCGCGAAGGGCATGCGCGAGGCGATCGACTCGTTCGACGAGCGCGAGCTCGTCCGCACCGAGGCGATCATCCAGTCGATGACGCCGCAGGAGCGCAAGCAGTCGCGGATCCTCAACGGCTCCCGCCGGCTGCGCATCGCGCGCGGCGCGGGCGTCACGGTGACCGAGGTCAACCAGCTCATGGCGCGGTTCGAGCAGGCGGCGAAGATGATGAAGACCGTCGCGAAGGGCGGCGTGCCGCAGATGCCGGGCATGGGCCCGATGCCGGGCATGCGGCAGCCGAAGAAGGCGGCCGGCAAGCCCGCGAAGCAGCAGCGCCGCTCGGGCAACCCCGCGAAGCGCTCGGCCGAGCCGGCGCAGCCGGCGGCGCCGCAGGGCAGCGCGTTCGGCAAGCCCAAGGCCGAGGGGGCGTTCGGCGAGCTCTCGAACGCCGACCAGGAGACGCTCCAGCGCATGCTCGGCAACCGCTGA
- a CDS encoding AMP-binding protein, which translates to MPPTHARSLWRSVRAHGFTITALARHAARIHGDRLGLVVDGWSSTFRQLWRSAEGVAAVLYLGPLERRPRPVVLACRGPAMQVALLAAARLGLDVMPVSPRSLDDYARAVPRDALLIHDGDAPDWHPGPAVSAEQVMEWSSSDGSGLARTRHRARIVLPSETAAGTITRHVQGAMGLQGLRQLAGLHDRLGLEGTDVVLVCAPPHRGQGLQMLGMALLTGATLVSAAHTSPADRIRIIRDRFVSVLSASPRQLQGILDELDRSGEEPPRLRRIMVAGEDIGADLVRRLHATWGPIVLAAYGTVQTGTVAVATPEVLSAHPDTAGRRLPGSDFGIVGHSGRGDAHGLLWVRGAHATVITEDQARIDDGRLTIVGTLSRPDTAD; encoded by the coding sequence ATGCCGCCGACGCACGCCCGATCGCTGTGGCGCAGCGTGCGCGCCCACGGCTTCACGATCACGGCGCTCGCGCGCCACGCCGCGCGCATCCACGGCGACCGGCTCGGCCTCGTGGTCGACGGCTGGAGCAGCACGTTCCGGCAGCTCTGGCGCTCGGCCGAGGGCGTCGCCGCCGTGCTCTACCTCGGGCCGCTCGAGCGCCGGCCGCGCCCCGTCGTCCTCGCGTGCCGCGGGCCGGCGATGCAGGTCGCGCTCCTCGCCGCCGCCCGGCTCGGCCTCGACGTCATGCCCGTGAGCCCCCGCTCGCTCGACGACTACGCGCGCGCCGTGCCGCGCGACGCGCTGCTCATCCACGACGGCGACGCGCCCGACTGGCACCCCGGCCCGGCCGTGAGCGCCGAGCAGGTCATGGAGTGGAGCTCGAGCGACGGCTCGGGCCTCGCGCGCACGCGGCACCGCGCACGCATCGTGCTGCCGTCGGAGACCGCGGCGGGCACGATCACGCGGCACGTGCAGGGCGCGATGGGCCTGCAGGGCCTGCGGCAGCTCGCGGGCCTGCACGACCGGCTGGGGCTCGAGGGCACGGATGTCGTGCTCGTGTGCGCTCCCCCGCACCGCGGGCAGGGGCTGCAGATGCTCGGCATGGCGCTGCTCACCGGGGCGACGCTCGTGAGCGCCGCGCACACGTCGCCCGCCGACCGCATCCGCATCATCCGCGACCGCTTCGTCTCGGTGCTCTCGGCCTCGCCGCGGCAGCTGCAGGGCATCCTCGACGAGCTCGACCGCTCGGGCGAGGAGCCGCCGCGGCTGCGCCGCATCATGGTCGCCGGCGAGGACATCGGCGCCGATCTCGTGCGGCGCCTCCACGCGACGTGGGGCCCGATCGTGCTCGCCGCCTACGGCACCGTGCAGACCGGCACCGTCGCCGTCGCGACGCCCGAGGTGCTCTCTGCGCACCCCGACACGGCTGGCCGCCGGCTGCCGGGCAGCGACTTCGGCATCGTCGGCCACTCGGGCCGCGGCGACGCGCACGGGCTCCTGTGGGTGCGCGGCGCGCACGCGACCGTCATCACCGAGGATCAGGCGCGCATCGACGACGGCCGGCTGACGATCGTGGGGACGCTCTCGCGGCCGGACACGGCGGACTAG
- the ftsY gene encoding signal recognition particle-docking protein FtsY, with protein MAAKWSLSGALRGMFQRETITEETWDDLETALIMADFGPDITEQLIEALRADVDRLMVDDPKDLKRMLRERLEERFAEYDPTLSLQERPAVILVVGVNGVGKTTTIGKLARFLVANGQSVVVGAADTFRAAAVEQLATWAQRAGSAIVRPEREGQDPASVAFQTVEAAKAHDHTMCIIDTAGRLHTKGGLMDELGKIKRVIEKQAPISEVLLVLDATTGQNGVNQAMAFIEHAGITGLVVTKLDGSAKGGFILAVQERTGIPIKLIGQGEGIDDLTGFTPHVFVEQLVG; from the coding sequence ATGGCAGCGAAGTGGTCCCTCTCCGGCGCGCTCAGGGGCATGTTCCAGCGCGAGACGATCACCGAGGAGACGTGGGACGACCTCGAGACCGCGCTCATCATGGCCGACTTCGGCCCCGACATCACCGAGCAGCTCATCGAGGCGCTCCGCGCCGACGTCGACCGGCTCATGGTCGACGACCCCAAGGACCTCAAGCGGATGCTGCGGGAGCGGCTCGAGGAGCGCTTCGCCGAGTACGACCCCACACTGTCGCTCCAGGAGCGGCCCGCGGTCATCCTCGTCGTCGGCGTCAACGGCGTCGGGAAGACCACGACGATCGGCAAGCTCGCGCGCTTCCTCGTCGCGAACGGCCAGTCGGTCGTCGTCGGCGCCGCCGACACGTTCCGCGCCGCCGCGGTCGAGCAGCTCGCGACGTGGGCGCAGCGCGCGGGGAGCGCGATCGTGCGCCCGGAGCGCGAGGGCCAGGACCCCGCATCCGTCGCCTTCCAGACCGTCGAGGCCGCGAAGGCCCACGACCACACGATGTGCATCATCGATACCGCGGGCCGCCTCCACACCAAGGGCGGCCTCATGGACGAGCTCGGCAAGATCAAGCGCGTCATCGAGAAGCAGGCGCCGATCTCGGAGGTGCTGCTCGTGCTCGACGCGACGACCGGCCAGAACGGCGTCAACCAGGCGATGGCCTTCATCGAGCACGCCGGCATCACCGGCCTCGTCGTCACGAAGCTCGACGGCAGCGCGAAGGGCGGCTTCATCCTCGCGGTGCAGGAGCGCACGGGCATCCCGATCAAGCTCATCGGCCAGGGCGAGGGCATCGACGACCTGACGGGCTTCACCCCGCACGTGTTCGTCGAGCAGCTCGTCGGCTGA
- a CDS encoding DNA glycosylase family protein, whose translation MTGAPGILAWLAPRAVPGVEVVSPAGYRRALPGPRVAGVVVDGEAASTDDADLARLFDLGGDAPGTPRGADARRAADEQVAWAAARHGAPLLADAIARSPALAQPGCADAHEMLVRAIVGQQITVAAATLQLGLLAALGDPLPAALVEDGIDRCFPTMAQVADGADVLRGPAAKTAAVRRAAEAVATGAIVLPATGIGPASDLETMRVRLLELKGIGPWTVGYLSLRLGDPDVLLMGDVAVRKGARHLGIADLAALAADCAGHRSSLMLRCWAAAAAPSPRLSTSSR comes from the coding sequence ATGACCGGGGCGCCCGGCATCCTCGCGTGGCTCGCGCCGCGCGCGGTGCCGGGCGTCGAGGTCGTCTCTCCCGCGGGCTACCGGCGCGCCCTCCCCGGGCCCCGGGTCGCGGGCGTCGTCGTCGACGGCGAGGCCGCGTCCACCGACGACGCCGACCTCGCGCGGCTGTTCGACCTCGGCGGCGACGCTCCCGGCACACCACGGGGTGCGGATGCGCGGCGCGCGGCCGACGAGCAGGTCGCCTGGGCGGCGGCACGGCACGGCGCTCCCCTGCTCGCCGACGCGATCGCACGGAGCCCCGCGCTCGCGCAGCCCGGGTGCGCCGACGCGCACGAGATGCTCGTGCGGGCGATCGTCGGGCAGCAGATCACGGTCGCCGCCGCGACCCTGCAGCTCGGGCTGCTCGCCGCGCTCGGCGACCCGCTCCCGGCCGCGCTCGTCGAAGACGGCATCGACCGCTGCTTCCCGACCATGGCGCAGGTCGCCGACGGCGCCGACGTGCTGCGCGGCCCCGCCGCGAAGACCGCGGCGGTGCGCCGGGCGGCGGAGGCGGTCGCGACGGGAGCGATCGTCCTCCCCGCAACCGGCATCGGCCCCGCATCCGACCTCGAGACCATGCGCGTGCGGCTGCTCGAGCTCAAGGGCATCGGGCCGTGGACGGTCGGCTACCTCTCGCTGCGGCTCGGCGATCCCGACGTGCTGCTCATGGGCGACGTCGCGGTGCGGAAGGGTGCGCGGCACCTCGGGATCGCCGACCTCGCGGCACTCGCCGCCGACTGCGCGGGCCACCGCTCGTCGCTCATGCTGCGGTGCTGGGCGGCGGCCGCGGCGCCCTCCCCGCGGCTCAGCACGTCGTCACGGTGA
- a CDS encoding class I SAM-dependent methyltransferase, with translation MNDRDALFARLRRRPDVEDDALQAHDASDALILDEAAKAVGGSLPADVVVIGDRHGALTLGALAAGAERVRVHQDSIVGERALDANAAELGMSGYEHHALDASLVEGARLVLLQLPRSLDELDEIAELVATHADEGVRVVAGGRVKHMTMSMNALLGRSFRYVHASLGWRKSRVLHAEGPLRPGISWPRARRHVVRGREQEVVAHGAAFAGTSIDIGAQTLLAHLDEMADATHAIDLACGTGVLGIALALARPGVRVLATDASAAAVASTRASAEANGVADRVEALQADGLEGVPDRSAGLILLNPPFHVGAAVHTGIAERLIADAGRALAPGGELWCVWNSPLGYRPLLERVGATRQVSRNAKFTVTVTTC, from the coding sequence GTGAACGATCGCGACGCGCTGTTCGCGCGCCTCCGCCGCCGGCCCGACGTCGAGGACGACGCGCTGCAGGCGCACGACGCCTCCGACGCGCTCATCCTCGACGAGGCGGCGAAAGCGGTCGGCGGCAGCCTCCCGGCCGACGTCGTCGTCATCGGCGACCGGCACGGCGCCCTCACCCTCGGCGCGCTCGCGGCCGGGGCTGAGCGGGTCCGCGTGCACCAGGACTCGATCGTCGGCGAGCGCGCCCTCGACGCGAACGCCGCCGAGCTGGGCATGTCGGGCTACGAGCACCACGCCCTCGACGCATCCCTCGTCGAGGGCGCGAGGCTCGTGCTGCTGCAGCTGCCCCGCTCGCTCGACGAGCTCGACGAGATCGCCGAGCTCGTCGCGACGCACGCCGACGAGGGCGTGCGCGTCGTGGCGGGCGGCCGCGTCAAGCACATGACGATGAGCATGAATGCGCTGCTCGGCCGCTCGTTCCGCTACGTGCACGCGAGCCTCGGGTGGCGGAAGTCCCGCGTGCTCCACGCCGAGGGGCCGCTGCGCCCGGGCATCAGCTGGCCGCGCGCCCGCCGCCACGTCGTGCGCGGTCGCGAGCAGGAGGTCGTCGCGCACGGCGCGGCGTTCGCGGGCACGTCGATCGACATCGGCGCGCAGACGCTGCTCGCGCACCTCGACGAGATGGCGGATGCGACGCACGCGATCGACCTCGCGTGCGGCACGGGGGTGCTCGGCATCGCGCTCGCGCTCGCCCGCCCCGGCGTGCGGGTGCTCGCGACCGACGCCTCGGCGGCCGCCGTCGCCTCGACCCGCGCGAGCGCCGAGGCGAACGGCGTCGCCGACCGCGTCGAGGCCCTGCAGGCCGACGGCCTCGAGGGCGTGCCGGATCGATCGGCGGGGCTCATCCTGCTCAACCCGCCGTTCCACGTCGGCGCCGCCGTGCACACCGGCATCGCCGAGCGGCTCATCGCCGACGCGGGCCGCGCGCTCGCGCCCGGCGGCGAGCTGTGGTGCGTGTGGAACAGCCCGCTCGGCTACCGGCCGCTGCTCGAGCGCGTCGGCGCCACGCGGCAGGTGAGCCGGAACGCGAAGTTCACGGTCACCGTGACGACGTGCTGA
- a CDS encoding FAD-binding oxidoreductase — protein sequence MTAHRAATGARPDLSALPAALDGLVTLPGDADYDAERLPWNLAVDQRPAAIAHPAHVDDLRAILAAARDSGATVAVQPSGHGAGGPRAGGGDAGGALEGAILVRTGAFDRLEIDADARTAVIGAGVRWGAVIEALDGSGLAVPSGTNRGVSAAGYTLGGGHSWLSRSAGLGAQSLRAAWIVRPDGTHERVDDASDPDTMWALRGAGGTVGVVTALALDLIEAPTLWGGAMMFAVEDGPAVLRALAELADEAPAGLNVFVSSMRMPDAPMVPAEVRGTSFVAVEAVALSEADLGALDAVRAAAEPRQGRMGPTSQAAIAAASMEPTDPSPSRGGSIALERLDEAMIDALFDFHARPEQAPLVGVTLRMLGGALDDPRRPGFATLEGARWLSMALAPMFPGAPPEPGAASLAGLDALLRPGASARLLPTFLEEHDTLERCGTAEALERLRAIRAAADPDGVLHEGRLPR from the coding sequence GTGACCGCGCATCGCGCCGCGACCGGCGCCCGCCCCGACCTCTCCGCCCTCCCCGCGGCCCTCGACGGCCTCGTGACGCTCCCCGGCGACGCCGACTACGACGCCGAGCGCCTCCCCTGGAACCTCGCGGTCGACCAGCGGCCCGCCGCGATCGCGCACCCCGCCCACGTCGACGACCTGCGCGCGATCCTCGCCGCCGCGCGCGACAGCGGGGCGACCGTCGCGGTGCAGCCGAGCGGGCACGGGGCGGGCGGCCCCCGCGCCGGCGGTGGCGATGCCGGCGGCGCGCTCGAGGGCGCGATCCTCGTGCGCACGGGCGCATTCGACCGGCTCGAGATCGATGCGGATGCGCGCACGGCCGTCATCGGGGCGGGCGTCCGGTGGGGCGCGGTCATCGAGGCGCTCGACGGCTCCGGGCTCGCCGTGCCCTCCGGCACGAACCGAGGCGTGAGCGCCGCCGGCTACACCCTCGGCGGCGGCCACTCGTGGCTGAGCCGCTCGGCGGGCCTCGGCGCGCAGTCGCTGCGAGCCGCATGGATCGTGCGGCCGGACGGCACGCACGAGCGCGTCGACGACGCATCCGATCCCGACACCATGTGGGCGCTGCGGGGCGCGGGCGGCACCGTGGGCGTCGTGACGGCGCTCGCGCTCGACCTCATCGAGGCGCCGACGCTCTGGGGCGGGGCGATGATGTTCGCCGTCGAGGACGGCCCGGCGGTGCTGCGCGCGCTCGCCGAGCTCGCCGACGAGGCGCCCGCCGGGCTCAACGTCTTCGTGTCGTCGATGCGGATGCCGGATGCGCCGATGGTGCCGGCCGAGGTGCGCGGCACGAGCTTCGTCGCGGTCGAGGCAGTCGCGCTGTCGGAGGCTGACCTCGGTGCGCTCGACGCCGTGCGGGCGGCCGCCGAGCCGCGGCAGGGGCGCATGGGGCCGACGTCGCAGGCGGCGATCGCGGCGGCGTCGATGGAGCCGACCGACCCGTCGCCGAGCCGCGGCGGCTCGATCGCGCTCGAGCGGCTCGACGAGGCGATGATCGACGCGCTCTTCGACTTCCACGCCCGGCCCGAGCAGGCGCCGCTCGTCGGCGTGACCTTGCGCATGCTCGGCGGCGCGCTCGACGATCCGCGGCGGCCGGGGTTCGCGACGCTCGAGGGCGCGCGCTGGCTGTCGATGGCGCTCGCGCCGATGTTCCCCGGCGCGCCGCCCGAGCCGGGCGCGGCGAGCCTCGCAGGGCTGGATGCGCTGCTGCGGCCAGGTGCATCGGCGCGCCTGCTCCCCACGTTCCTCGAGGAGCACGACACGCTCGAGCGCTGCGGCACGGCCGAGGCGCTCGAGCGGTTGCGCGCGATCCGGGCGGCAGCCGACCCGGACGGCGTGCTGCACGAGGGGCGGCTGCCGCGCTGA